AGAACGGCGTGTTCAGCGAGGTGACCCATTTCGAGGGAGTGCACAGCCAGCTCACTTCGTCGAGATTTACGCTGCCGGGGCTGACCGCCGACCCCAATCCAATCGACAAGGCGAAACTGCTCAGCATCCGCGGGAATCCGAAGGACGGGTACAAGACCCACGAGTATTGTAATCTGGCCCAATGCGGGCAGAGCGGGGGCGCTACTCTCTCCCCGCTGTCGACGTCGTCTTACATCGACAAAGTGGCATGCTCCGGCGATGTCGGCGCGACATGCGCGGGAAACGACGGCATCAAGATCACCAAAGCGTCGGACCTCGATTTCACGATGCTTCCTTCGGCGCCGACGTACACGTCCACGACGACGTGGTTCAACTCCCTTGGTGTTCTCAGCTACGACGCCGTTACCTGGGCGGACACGCAGTAGGGAATGTGGAGATGTGAGACGGGGTCATGTCGTCATCTCGGGCGCTGCGCCAGCCGAAACGTGCCGAGCGTGAGGAGGATGCAGAGGAGCCAGCAGGGGAAGGTGTACGGGAGGCGCATGCCCTCGCCGAGGGAGGATACTCAGGCGGGCGCCTCAGTCGACTTCGGTGATGTCGGGGTCGTGCATGTCGCGGCCGACGCGGACCTCAGTGTCGCCATTCCTGTTGAGCACGCTGATGTCCCACATCTGCATGGTCCCAGCGCCGATCAGCATTTGCTGGCGCAGGTCGGGAGAGACAAGCGCATACGCCTCGATCATCTTGCCCTCCAGCCTCAGCACGAGGTAGGTTGTGCCGGCGACATGGACCTCTCCCCCCTGACCGGCTGTTTTCAGGGATCGGGTCTCAGGAGAGTGGAGGACGGGGGTATCCTTCGGGAGCACGTCCAGTCGAATGATCGTATGGAATGACCCGGTATCGATGACGGCCTGCACATCCACGGACTTGGATTCGCTGGTCGTGATTCTGATCTCGCGAGTAGGCTTGCTCACGGAGTTATTCTAGACTCAGGACAATGCGAAGTAAACGCGGGGTCAGGGCAGGCTGGTCACCGTGACGGGGGTGAGGCGGTTGACCGTCGTTCCATCGCCGAGTTCACCTTCACCGTTGTAGCCCCAGCATTTCACCGTGCCGTCGGCAAGAAGAGAACAGGAGTGACTATATCCCCCCGCCACGGCTACAGCGGCGCTGAGCGCCGACACGCCGACGGGTGTTGACTTATCCACGGTTGTCCCTTCCCCGAGCTGGCCGCTGCCACTGGTTCCCCAGCACTTGACCGTTCCGTCCGAAAGAAGCGCGCAGGTGTGGGCGTTCCCTCCCGCGACGGAGATCGCTCCGGACAGGGAGGAGACGGCCACGGGCATCCATCTGTCCGCCGTCGTCCCGTCCCCAAGCTGGCCGTAGAGATTGTACCCCCAGCACCTCACCGTCCCATCTGAAAGAAGCGCGCAGGTGTGGGTGTTCCCTGCCGCGGCGGAGATCACACCTGAAAGGGATGTGACGACAACGGGTGTCGTCTTTTGAACCGTCGTCCCATCCCCAAGGTTGCCATAGAGATTGCTTCCCCAGCATTTGGCGGTCCCGTTTGAGAGGATCGCACAGGAGTGCTGGAACCCACCCGCAGCGGCGATCGCGCCGGAGAGGGAGGAGACGGCCACGGGCGTTGACTTGTCCACCACCGTCCCATCCCCAAGTTGACCGGTGGCATTGTAGCCCCAACACTTTACCGTCCCGTCCGAAAGAAGCGCGCAGGTGTGATAACGCCCACCTGCGGTCGTGATCACACTGGAAAGAGTTGAGACGGCCACGGGCGTCGTCTTCTGAACCGTCGTCCCATCTCCAAGCTGGCCATTGCCGTTATCCCCCCAGCACTTCACGGTCCCGTCTGAAAGAAGCGCGCAGGTGTGATTCTGCCCTCCCGCCGTTGCGATCGCACTCGACAGGGAACTCACGGCGACCGGTGTGATCGAATTGGTTGTCGATCCGTTCCCAAGCTGGCCCTTGCCGTTGTACCCCCAACACTTCACCGTGCCGTTCGAAAGGAGCGCGCAGGTGCGGTTGCCGATGTGGTTGGTGAGGCCTTCGCGGAAGGGGCGGGCGGGGGCGCCGGAGGCGGTCGATACGTGCAGTCGGGGGAGTTTGACGCCGAACGGGCCGGTGAGGCTTGTGACGGCCACGGGGGTCAGCCTCGTGGCGGTCGTTCCGTCGCCGAGTTGTCCCGAACTGTTGAGGCCCCAGCACTTTGCCAGACCGTCCGATCCGAGTGCGCAGGTGTGGTTGCCGCCGCCGGCAATCATGGCCACCCCTGAGAGCGTGGAGACGGTAACCGGGGTCGTCCGGTTGGACGTTGTACCGTCGCCCACGTAGCTTCCTGTTCCCCAGCATCGGACCGTGGCGTCAGACAACAGTGCGCAGGTGTGGAGCCCTGCGGCGCCCAAGGCAACGACATTCGAGAGCGTCGACACTCCGACGGGAGTGGATTTATTCGCGGTCGTTCCAT
The sequence above is drawn from the Nitrospirota bacterium genome and encodes:
- a CDS encoding RCC1 repeat-containing protein produces the protein CKTDGSGTQCSATAGSPSAEICDTKDNDCDGSSDEGGVCGSTSTMQTIAAINSHNCALATDGTGRCWGLNQFGQIGDGTTTDRSTPVTVTSLTGVVAFSGGYRHSCALVVDGGVRCWGGNGQGQLGDGTTIGRLTPTAVSSLSGAVAIAGGDFHSCALIVDGKVKCWGYNGDGELGDGTVSDKWSPVAVTSLSGAVAIAGGGAYHTCALTADGLVKCWGSSGTGQLGDGTTANKSTPVNVSSLSGIVAISNGSSHSCALSTDGTVRCWGSNGSGRLGDGTTANKSTPVGVSTLSNVVALGAAGLHTCALLSDATVRCWGTGSYVGDGTTSNRTTPVTVSTLSGVAMIAGGGNHTCALGSDGLAKCWGLNSSGQLGDGTTATRLTPVAVTSLTGPFGVKLPRLHVSTASGAPARPFREGLTNHIGNRTCALLSNGTVKCWGYNGKGQLGNGSTTNSITPVAVSSLSSAIATAGGQNHTCALLSDGTVKCWGDNGNGQLGDGTTVQKTTPVAVSTLSSVITTAGGRYHTCALLSDGTVKCWGYNATGQLGDGTVVDKSTPVAVSSLSGAIAAAGGFQHSCAILSNGTAKCWGSNLYGNLGDGTTVQKTTPVVVTSLSGVISAAAGNTHTCALLSDGTVRCWGYNLYGQLGDGTTADRWMPVAVSSLSGAISVAGGNAHTCALLSDGTVKCWGTSGSGQLGEGTTVDKSTPVGVSALSAAVAVAGGYSHSCSLLADGTVKCWGYNGEGELGDGTTVNRLTPVTVTSLP
- a CDS encoding retroviral-like aspartic protease — encoded protein: MSKPTREIRITTSESKSVDVQAVIDTGSFHTIIRLDVLPKDTPVLHSPETRSLKTAGQGGEVHVAGTTYLVLRLEGKMIEAYALVSPDLRQQMLIGAGTMQMWDISVLNRNGDTEVRVGRDMHDPDITEVD